The Methyloferula stellata AR4 genome includes a window with the following:
- a CDS encoding ArnT family glycosyltransferase, which yields MATSSAPLKSSIDRTSHATVWIVLSLLAVALATRAGLFGDPAIETDEQFYLLVADRMWHGALPYVDIWDRKPILLFLIYAALRPLSPDGIVAYQVGATLFATMTAFVIVLIARRFATLRGAWLAGIAYLLYLPVLRGDGGQSAVFYNLFLALGALEVLRADEAPDAGGLRKHALCSMLWAGLAIQVKYTAAIDGCAFGLWLIVLVRRSGASFTRIASQAGIWIAAALTPTVLAAGVYAAMGHGQAFVQANFTSIFLKHEPAGFSDLVFLKDSAVRLAPLLLVMVFSLPLLMRHRATGAPIFFLLLWTIFAIADFFSVGGYYFHYALPLLVPATIVCAPLLETSVAGPAAIAFFAYVCIQATGFPPTGSKQSDERSVSAMVEAARPYAARGCIYLNDGPPIVYLLTRSCLPTRYVFPGHLNEAAEADATHATEAMADLLAARPSAIFVADKPLVQPRNRVTAAMLDAALASGYQRIATLPDAVAGRQQVLYARKDLLPRPGMAH from the coding sequence ATGGCAACCTCTTCCGCGCCCCTGAAAAGCTCGATCGACCGCACGTCGCATGCGACGGTGTGGATCGTCCTGAGCTTGCTGGCGGTCGCGCTTGCCACGCGCGCCGGTCTCTTCGGCGATCCGGCCATCGAAACGGATGAACAGTTTTATCTGCTCGTTGCCGATCGCATGTGGCATGGGGCTTTGCCCTATGTCGATATTTGGGATCGGAAGCCCATTCTTCTGTTTCTGATCTATGCCGCCTTGCGGCCTCTGAGCCCGGACGGGATCGTCGCCTATCAAGTCGGCGCAACGCTCTTTGCGACCATGACGGCATTCGTCATCGTTCTGATCGCGCGGCGCTTTGCCACTCTGCGCGGCGCCTGGCTGGCCGGCATAGCCTATCTGCTTTATCTGCCGGTGCTGCGCGGCGACGGCGGCCAATCGGCGGTCTTCTACAATCTGTTTTTGGCGCTCGGCGCGCTGGAAGTTCTGCGCGCCGACGAGGCCCCCGATGCTGGCGGCTTACGCAAACATGCCTTGTGCAGCATGTTATGGGCGGGGCTTGCCATTCAGGTGAAATATACTGCCGCCATCGATGGCTGCGCCTTCGGCCTCTGGCTCATCGTGCTCGTCAGACGCAGTGGCGCTTCCTTCACGCGCATCGCATCTCAGGCGGGGATTTGGATAGCTGCCGCGCTTACGCCGACTGTGCTGGCCGCAGGCGTCTATGCCGCGATGGGGCATGGTCAAGCGTTCGTGCAAGCCAATTTTACCTCCATCTTTCTGAAGCACGAACCGGCCGGATTTTCGGATCTCGTCTTTCTGAAAGATAGCGCCGTGCGGCTCGCGCCGCTTCTGCTGGTGATGGTGTTTTCTTTGCCCCTGTTGATGCGCCATCGAGCGACCGGCGCACCCATCTTTTTCCTGCTGCTCTGGACGATCTTCGCCATCGCCGATTTTTTCTCGGTCGGCGGCTATTATTTCCATTATGCGCTGCCGCTGCTTGTGCCGGCGACGATCGTCTGCGCGCCGCTGCTGGAAACATCGGTCGCGGGTCCAGCTGCGATCGCATTTTTCGCTTACGTCTGTATCCAAGCGACAGGGTTTCCCCCGACCGGTTCGAAGCAAAGCGACGAACGGAGCGTTTCGGCCATGGTCGAGGCGGCACGCCCCTATGCGGCGCGCGGCTGCATCTATCTGAACGACGGGCCGCCCATCGTCTATCTGCTCACCCGTTCATGTCTGCCGACGCGCTATGTGTTCCCGGGGCATCTCAACGAGGCGGCCGAAGCGGATGCGACACATGCCACTGAGGCCATGGCGGATTTGCTGGCGGCGCGGCCTTCAGCGATCTTCGTCGCCGACAAGCCGCTTGTCCAACCGCGCAATCGCGTCACCGCGGCCATGCTCGATGCAGCTCTCGCGAGCGGCTACCAACGCATTGCGACGCTGCCCGACGCAGTCGCCGGGCGCCAGCAAGTGCTCTACGCGCGCAAGGACCTGCTGCCGCGGCCGGGGATGGCCCACTGA
- a CDS encoding uracil-DNA glycosylase: MSSSDTITPEALASLLRWYADMGVDMAVDEAPHDRFAEALAGKPSPAAASASDAPTARSLNRDAATAGMSAPRTLSRTRADTQALKPEAASADALAQSAREAAASAQTLEELRARLDAFQGCALKNTATQLVFSDGNPQADIMFVGEAPGADEDRIGRPFVGRAGQLLDKMLASIGLDRTKVYIANVVPWRPPGNRTPTPVETAACLPFTHRQIELADPKILVCVGLPSAQTLLNVTEGIKRARGKWMSYEVAPGRTIPAMAMLHPAYLLRTPADKKLAWQDLRMIAKELAKLG; encoded by the coding sequence ATGTCCTCCTCCGACACAATCACCCCCGAAGCGCTTGCGAGCCTGTTGCGCTGGTATGCGGACATGGGCGTCGATATGGCCGTCGACGAGGCGCCGCATGACCGCTTCGCGGAAGCGCTGGCGGGCAAGCCCAGCCCAGCGGCCGCATCGGCATCGGATGCACCCACTGCGAGAAGCTTGAACCGCGACGCGGCGACAGCCGGCATGTCCGCTCCCAGAACCCTGTCGCGGACGCGCGCGGACACCCAGGCCCTCAAACCCGAGGCCGCCTCCGCGGACGCGCTCGCGCAATCGGCTCGGGAAGCCGCCGCTTCCGCGCAAACGCTCGAGGAGCTCCGCGCGCGGCTCGATGCCTTCCAAGGCTGCGCGCTCAAAAACACCGCGACGCAGCTCGTCTTTTCGGACGGCAATCCGCAAGCCGATATCATGTTTGTCGGCGAGGCGCCGGGCGCCGACGAAGACCGGATCGGGCGGCCTTTCGTCGGGCGTGCCGGGCAATTGCTCGACAAGATGCTGGCATCGATCGGGCTCGACCGCACCAAGGTCTATATCGCCAATGTCGTGCCTTGGCGGCCGCCCGGCAATCGCACGCCGACGCCCGTCGAGACGGCGGCCTGCCTGCCCTTCACGCACCGGCAGATCGAACTTGCCGATCCAAAAATCCTCGTCTGTGTCGGTCTGCCATCGGCTCAGACGCTGCTCAATGTCACCGAAGGCATCAAACGCGCGCGCGGCAAATGGATGAGCTATGAGGTCGCCCCCGGCCGCACGATCCCGGCCATGGCCATGCTGCATCCGGCCTATCTTCTGCGCACGCCAGCCGACAAAAAGCTCGCCTGGCAGGATCTGCGGATGATCGCGAAAGAGCTGGCCAAGCTCGGCTGA
- a CDS encoding alpha/beta fold hydrolase, with the protein MAFVTTKDGTKIFYKDWGQGQPILFCHGWPLSADAWDAQMVFLGQHGYRVVAHDRRSHGRSDQTWDGNHMDTYTDDLLAVVEALDLKDIVLVGHSTGGGEVAHFIGRHGTSRVAKAVLVSSVPPLMLKTAANPGGLPIEVFDGIRKGTFDNRSQFYIDLSLPFFGYNRPGAKISEGIRQSFWLQGMLGGLKGQLDCIKEFSEVDYTEDLKKIDKPTLVIHGDDDQIVPIAAAGAMSAKIVKGAVLKVYPGAPHGLPITLQDQVNADLLAFIKG; encoded by the coding sequence ATGGCATTTGTCACCACCAAGGACGGCACCAAAATTTTCTACAAGGATTGGGGCCAGGGCCAGCCGATCCTGTTTTGCCATGGCTGGCCGCTTTCGGCCGATGCCTGGGACGCGCAAATGGTGTTTCTCGGCCAGCACGGCTACCGCGTCGTCGCGCATGACCGCCGCAGCCATGGCCGCTCGGACCAGACCTGGGACGGCAATCATATGGACACCTATACCGACGATCTTTTGGCGGTCGTCGAAGCGCTCGACCTCAAGGACATTGTCCTGGTCGGCCATTCGACCGGCGGCGGCGAAGTCGCGCATTTCATCGGCCGCCACGGTACGAGCCGCGTCGCCAAGGCCGTGCTCGTATCCTCAGTGCCGCCCTTGATGCTGAAAACGGCCGCCAATCCCGGCGGCCTGCCGATCGAGGTCTTCGATGGCATCCGCAAAGGCACGTTCGACAATCGCTCGCAATTCTACATAGACCTCAGCCTGCCCTTCTTCGGCTACAACCGGCCCGGCGCCAAAATCTCCGAGGGCATTCGCCAATCCTTCTGGCTGCAAGGCATGCTCGGCGGCCTCAAGGGCCAGCTCGATTGCATCAAGGAATTTTCGGAAGTCGATTATACCGAGGACTTGAAGAAGATCGACAAGCCGACCCTCGTCATCCATGGCGACGACGATCAGATCGTGCCGATCGCCGCCGCGGGCGCGATGTCGGCCAAGATCGTCAAAGGCGCGGTGTTGAAGGTCTATCCTGGCGCCCCGCACGGATTGCCGATCACGCTCCAGGATCAAGTCAACGCGGATCTGCTCGCCTTCATCAAGGGGTGA
- a CDS encoding PilZ domain-containing protein, translating to MGSTITSRRKAERQKCIVEARVYADGHPALLCRIADLTPDGAKLIAYRPVPALSGKIMVFIPSIGEVWAARIRWCRVQSLGVEFICGEADLAEPETPPEPETFALRMQVAQIADTAKRLSAA from the coding sequence ATGGGTTCGACGATCACAAGCAGACGCAAGGCCGAAAGACAAAAATGCATCGTCGAAGCGCGCGTCTACGCCGACGGGCATCCGGCTTTGCTCTGCCGCATCGCGGACCTCACGCCCGACGGCGCGAAACTCATCGCCTATAGGCCGGTCCCGGCTTTATCGGGCAAGATCATGGTCTTCATCCCGTCGATCGGCGAAGTCTGGGCCGCGCGAATCCGCTGGTGCCGCGTGCAAAGCCTCGGCGTCGAATTCATCTGCGGCGAAGCCGATTTGGCCGAGCCCGAAACGCCACCCGAGCCGGAGACATTCGCGCTGCGCATGCAAGTGGCGCAGATCGCCGACACGGCGAAACGCCTGTCGGCGGCGTAG
- a CDS encoding glycosyltransferase codes for MLALAPAQFVALAPQSLQLAVIVPTFNEGENVGPLVERLAVALQGIAWEAIFVDDGSTDDTVSVLTAIALIDPRVRMIRRVGRRGLSTAVVEGMLASVAPVLAVIDADLQHDERVLPRLLKAVTDDGADIAVGTRYAEGGTTNGWEHARLRMSRFATHLASTLLKVRLSDPMSGFFAIRRDAFLASLPNLSSLGYKIMLDIVASAPKPLKVCEEPYQFRPRLAGQSKLDAAIAFEYALLLADKTIGKYVPLRLMMFLGVGALGLVVNLAILAILMIASSLPFWAAQTIAVCCAMTFNFLLNNLFTYRDRRLHGLALIQGLLTFYLSCSLGGAANVQVGSMILAGGGEWWIAGTVGAVVGSLWNYVASSVLTWKR; via the coding sequence TTGCTTGCCCTTGCTCCCGCCCAATTCGTCGCCCTTGCACCGCAATCGCTGCAACTTGCGGTCATTGTGCCGACCTTCAACGAGGGCGAGAATGTCGGACCGCTGGTCGAGCGGCTTGCGGTCGCGCTGCAAGGCATCGCTTGGGAAGCGATCTTCGTCGATGACGGATCGACCGATGACACCGTCTCGGTCCTCACCGCAATCGCCCTCATTGATCCACGCGTGCGGATGATCCGGCGCGTCGGCCGCCGTGGCCTTTCGACGGCCGTGGTCGAAGGCATGCTCGCAAGCGTGGCTCCTGTGCTCGCGGTGATCGATGCCGATCTTCAACATGACGAACGCGTTCTTCCGCGGCTGCTCAAAGCCGTTACCGACGATGGCGCCGACATCGCTGTCGGCACGCGCTATGCCGAGGGCGGCACTACCAATGGTTGGGAGCACGCGCGACTCCGGATGAGCCGTTTCGCGACGCATCTCGCGTCCACCCTTCTCAAAGTGCGGCTCAGCGATCCGATGAGCGGCTTCTTCGCCATTCGCCGCGATGCTTTCTTGGCGTCGCTGCCAAATCTTTCGAGCCTCGGCTATAAGATCATGCTCGATATCGTCGCTTCCGCGCCGAAGCCCCTCAAGGTCTGCGAGGAGCCCTATCAATTCCGGCCTCGACTCGCGGGCCAGAGCAAGCTCGATGCGGCGATCGCCTTCGAATATGCCCTGCTGCTCGCCGACAAGACGATCGGAAAATATGTTCCGTTACGGCTGATGATGTTTCTCGGCGTCGGCGCGTTGGGGCTGGTCGTCAATCTGGCCATACTCGCGATCCTCATGATCGCGAGCTCATTGCCGTTCTGGGCCGCCCAGACGATCGCCGTCTGCTGCGCGATGACGTTCAATTTCCTGCTCAACAATCTCTTCACCTATCGCGACCGCCGCCTGCATGGCTTAGCTCTGATACAGGGCCTTTTGACCTTCTACCTCTCCTGCAGCCTTGGCGGTGCCGCCAATGTCCAGGTCGGCTCGATGATCCTGGCCGGTGGCGGAGAATGGTGGATAGCCGGTACCGTCGGCGCCGTGGTCGGCTCGCTATGGAATTACGTCGCTTCTTCCGTGCTGACTTGGAAGCGCTGA
- the ypfJ gene encoding KPN_02809 family neutral zinc metallopeptidase: protein MEWEDYRRSDNVEDRRNEQYAGDGGGGFGGTGIGTGHLGLGAIVVLGLIGWALGIDPRLLIGGAEMLNNARQGSVQQSQIQPGQSTHPSRTTGAPSDQIGQFVAAILAQTEDVWSDVLPAQKGIKYVPPKLVLFNGATDSACGGARAAMGPFYCPKDQRVYLDTSFFRDMKTKYGGGGDFAYAYVIAHEIGHHIQDQLGILSKVQAAEARSGSKTQANALSVRTELMADCLAGVWANNANAKYHVLQAGDVEKAIATAQAIGDDRLEKASQGYAVPDSFTHGSAAQRQQWLETGLKSGQIDSCNTFSRASE, encoded by the coding sequence ATGGAATGGGAAGACTATCGCCGCTCGGACAATGTCGAGGACCGGCGCAACGAACAATATGCGGGCGACGGCGGCGGCGGCTTCGGCGGCACCGGGATCGGCACGGGCCATCTCGGCCTTGGCGCCATCGTGGTCTTGGGCCTGATCGGCTGGGCGCTCGGCATCGATCCGAGACTGCTGATCGGCGGCGCCGAAATGCTGAACAATGCGCGCCAGGGGTCGGTGCAGCAGAGCCAGATTCAACCCGGCCAGAGCACGCACCCGTCGCGCACGACCGGCGCGCCGAGCGATCAGATCGGCCAATTCGTCGCCGCCATTCTGGCGCAGACCGAAGATGTCTGGTCGGATGTGCTGCCGGCGCAAAAGGGCATCAAATATGTGCCGCCGAAGCTCGTGCTCTTCAACGGTGCGACGGATTCGGCCTGCGGCGGCGCCAGAGCCGCGATGGGTCCCTTCTATTGTCCGAAGGATCAAAGGGTCTATCTCGACACATCCTTCTTCCGCGACATGAAGACCAAATATGGCGGCGGCGGCGATTTCGCCTATGCCTATGTGATCGCGCATGAGATCGGCCATCACATTCAAGATCAGCTCGGGATTCTGTCAAAGGTTCAGGCGGCGGAAGCCCGCTCCGGCAGCAAGACGCAGGCGAATGCGCTTTCGGTGCGCACCGAGCTCATGGCCGATTGCCTCGCAGGCGTCTGGGCCAATAATGCCAACGCCAAATATCATGTCCTGCAGGCGGGCGATGTCGAGAAGGCGATCGCAACCGCGCAGGCGATCGGCGACGACCGGCTGGAAAAGGCCTCGCAAGGCTATGCGGTGCCTGATTCCTTCACCCATGGTTCGGCAGCGCAACGACAGCAATGGCTGGAAACCG